In uncultured Trichococcus sp., one DNA window encodes the following:
- a CDS encoding glucose-1-phosphate adenylyltransferase produces the protein MKNQMVAMILAGGQGTRLGKLTRETAKPAVPFGGKYRIIDFALSNCANSGINKVGVVTQYQPLELNEHIGNGESWGLTGRDGGVTILQPYSSADGEKWFKGTAHAIYQNIAYIDRYNPEYVLVLSGDHIYKMDYSHMLEFHVAHNASLTVGVIPVPMEEAPRFGIMNTDQTNRIIEFEEKPKEPKSNLASMGIYIFNWQVLRKYLVEDQAKQREMEDFGKNVIPTYLENGENCFAYAFDGYWKDVGTIESLWEANMEFLDPEHSLNIRDEEWRIYSKNPVSPPQFLTESSNVTDSMIVDGCYVAGEITHSILSQNVRVGNGSVVRDSLIMANVTIGENVTIEHAIIGENAKIADNANVIGKNGEIEVVGYAEVIGGLKDEDE, from the coding sequence ATGAAAAATCAAATGGTAGCAATGATATTAGCCGGAGGGCAAGGCACTCGGCTAGGGAAATTGACGCGCGAAACGGCCAAACCGGCTGTCCCGTTCGGCGGAAAATATCGGATAATCGATTTTGCTTTAAGCAACTGCGCTAACTCAGGCATCAATAAAGTTGGGGTAGTGACGCAATATCAACCTTTGGAATTAAATGAACACATCGGAAATGGTGAGTCGTGGGGACTGACCGGCCGGGACGGTGGAGTGACTATCCTGCAGCCATATTCGAGTGCAGACGGCGAAAAGTGGTTCAAGGGGACTGCTCATGCCATCTACCAGAATATCGCCTATATCGACAGATACAACCCGGAATACGTGCTGGTGTTGTCCGGTGACCATATCTACAAAATGGACTACTCCCACATGTTGGAATTCCATGTTGCGCACAATGCCAGCTTGACTGTCGGCGTCATCCCGGTTCCGATGGAAGAAGCCCCTCGTTTCGGGATCATGAACACAGATCAGACAAACCGGATCATCGAATTCGAAGAGAAACCGAAAGAACCGAAAAGTAATCTGGCATCGATGGGGATCTACATCTTCAATTGGCAGGTGCTCCGTAAATATTTGGTGGAAGATCAAGCGAAACAACGCGAAATGGAAGATTTCGGAAAAAATGTTATCCCGACCTATCTTGAAAATGGCGAAAACTGCTTCGCTTACGCTTTTGATGGTTATTGGAAAGATGTCGGCACCATCGAAAGTCTTTGGGAAGCGAATATGGAATTCCTCGATCCGGAACATTCCTTGAATATCCGTGATGAAGAATGGCGCATCTATTCGAAAAATCCGGTTTCCCCTCCGCAGTTTTTGACAGAGTCATCCAACGTAACGGACTCCATGATCGTTGATGGCTGCTACGTTGCAGGTGAAATCACGCATTCGATCCTGTCCCAGAACGTTCGCGTCGGCAATGGATCAGTCGTACGCGATAGCCTGATTATGGCGAATGTCACGATCGGTGAAAATGTTACAATCGAGCATGCCATCATTGGGGAAAATGCAAAAATCGCCGACAATGCAAATGTCATCGGCAAGAACGGTGAAATCGAAGTTGTTGGATATGCTGAAGTTATAGGAGGACTGAAAGATGAAGATGAATAG
- the glgA gene encoding glycogen synthase GlgA, protein MKILFAASEAAPFFKTGGLGDVAYALPKELVKQGVDIRVVLPYYSTMPAKYKAEIKELIHFRVQVGWKSMYCGVKTLKLDGVTYYFIDNQAYFDRPSLYGQMDDAERFGFFSLAICEMMEKIDFIPDVVHVNDWHTAMVPVLLVDKYHWIEAYQGIRKVITIHNIRFQGVYDPSILTSIFGTGMNIYHEAGVKYYENVNFMKGGINFSDVVTTVSPSYANEIQTQEFGEGLEGTLRYNSWKIKGIINGIDYDVNDPETDPKLEYHFSADDLTGKAKNKAALQERLGLEVNPDIPLITSVGRLTDQKGYQLVQEKTEELLNARDVQVAILGTGEAEYENSFRYFAAKYPDRFAAVIDFDIALAQQMYAGADLFLMPSAFEPCGLSQMISLRYGTLPIVHETGGLKDTVVPYNAYTGEGTGFTFIDFSGYALLGTIYRALDVYENQPKAWAEMVQAAMSSDFSWKEPAKDYLDVYQSLVNE, encoded by the coding sequence ATGAAAATTTTATTTGCCGCAAGTGAGGCTGCTCCTTTTTTTAAAACAGGCGGGCTCGGCGATGTCGCGTACGCATTGCCGAAGGAGTTAGTGAAACAAGGCGTGGATATCAGGGTAGTGCTTCCGTACTACTCGACCATGCCTGCAAAATACAAAGCAGAGATCAAGGAATTGATTCATTTCCGTGTGCAAGTCGGTTGGAAAAGCATGTATTGCGGTGTGAAAACATTGAAGTTGGATGGCGTAACCTATTATTTCATCGATAATCAGGCCTATTTCGATCGTCCGTCCTTGTACGGTCAAATGGATGATGCCGAAAGATTCGGTTTCTTTTCCTTGGCAATCTGCGAAATGATGGAAAAAATCGACTTCATCCCGGATGTGGTCCATGTGAATGATTGGCATACGGCTATGGTTCCGGTTCTGCTTGTGGATAAATACCATTGGATCGAAGCATACCAAGGCATCCGTAAAGTCATCACGATCCACAATATCCGTTTCCAAGGTGTTTACGATCCTTCCATTCTGACGAGTATCTTCGGAACAGGCATGAACATCTACCATGAAGCTGGCGTCAAGTATTATGAGAACGTCAACTTCATGAAAGGCGGCATCAATTTTTCAGATGTCGTCACGACGGTCAGCCCATCCTATGCGAATGAAATCCAGACACAGGAATTCGGCGAAGGACTGGAAGGGACGCTGCGGTACAACAGTTGGAAAATCAAAGGCATCATCAACGGCATCGATTACGATGTCAATGATCCGGAGACCGATCCGAAACTGGAATACCATTTCTCAGCTGACGATTTGACCGGCAAAGCAAAAAATAAAGCGGCCCTGCAGGAGCGTTTGGGATTGGAAGTGAATCCTGACATCCCGTTGATCACGAGCGTCGGACGCTTGACGGATCAGAAAGGCTATCAGCTTGTGCAGGAAAAAACCGAAGAATTATTGAATGCGCGTGATGTTCAGGTTGCCATCCTTGGGACCGGCGAAGCGGAATACGAGAATTCATTCCGTTACTTTGCTGCCAAATACCCTGATCGCTTCGCGGCGGTCATCGATTTTGACATCGCCTTGGCGCAGCAGATGTACGCAGGCGCGGATCTGTTCCTGATGCCTTCCGCATTCGAACCATGCGGCCTGTCGCAGATGATTTCCTTGCGCTACGGCACTTTGCCGATTGTCCATGAGACGGGCGGTCTGAAGGATACGGTTGTGCCTTACAATGCTTATACGGGTGAAGGCACCGGGTTCACATTCATCGATTTCAGTGGCTATGCACTGCTCGGAACCATCTATCGTGCGTTGGATGTGTATGAGAACCAACCGAAAGCCTGGGCAGAAATGGTGCAAGCAGCGATGAGCAGCGATTTCAGCTGGAAAGAACCGGCCAAGGATTATCTGGACGTCTATCAGTCATTAGTCAACGAATAA
- a CDS encoding DUF4828 domain-containing protein produces MKKNNPWRIVVGLSVIASISSALFKSNRNAGKSLSTSYTPYIGTWKNDAQSLKVEITDNLEILLNNKKLKATLEEAKPNELVFRDHFGYYLILKKDTSPTLTIYDEAEEQEFYFKRETDN; encoded by the coding sequence GTGAAAAAAAATAATCCTTGGAGGATTGTAGTCGGATTATCCGTAATCGCAAGCATCAGCTCTGCTTTGTTCAAGTCAAACCGCAATGCCGGTAAGAGCCTATCAACATCGTATACCCCTTACATTGGCACATGGAAAAACGACGCACAGTCCTTGAAGGTTGAAATTACTGATAATCTGGAGATTCTCCTCAACAACAAAAAATTAAAGGCTACCCTTGAAGAAGCGAAACCCAATGAATTGGTCTTCCGTGACCATTTCGGCTATTATCTGATTCTGAAAAAAGATACCTCCCCTACTCTGACCATTTATGATGAGGCGGAAGAGCAAGAATTCTACTTCAAACGTGAAACCGATAACTAA
- a CDS encoding glycogen/starch/alpha-glucan phosphorylase — translation MAFDVQEFKKEYQKTFEELFAYSYKEGSKTEQFIALGDLVRGRYSEDWMQTITNYNKDKEKQVYYFSMEFLPGRMLKSNLLNMGILDCVKQGMDELELDLDEVARAEVDPALGNGGLGRLASCFMDSIASTGIAGNGNGIRYRYGLFKQKFINGYQIELPENWLRNRNVWEVRKENKAVIVRFGGNVSFTQDGDGKLRVRHENTRDILAVPYDTAQVGYNNGIVNNLRLWSAEIPYGDEARFSTEEQREEVKRITEVLYPDDSNYEGRLLRVQQEYFFSSAGVQSIIRYFKKLKLEWSLFPDKIAIHINDTHPTLAIPELMRILLDEEELTWDQAWEITKKTVSYTNHTILQEAMERWPETMIADLLPRIHQIIQEINRRHIDKKTPLYGEDLTQRTAIIANGQIKMANLAIIGSYSVNGVAKLHTDILMADTLNDFYVMYPQKFNNKTNGITQRRWVQIANENLTAMLDETIGTEWKSDPEEIKILKAHRDNKNVLDKLEQVKLANKKRFAAYAQQEMGIEIDPTALFDVQIKRLHAYKRQLLNVLHILDRYLQLKDNPKANLQKRVFIFGAKAAPSYYYAKQIIKLINAIAELINNDPDINDKIKIVFVENYGVSLAELIIPAADISEQISLAGKEASGTSNMKLMSNGAITMATLDGANVEIRDNVGEENIFIFGLKSDEVQEYYRNGIYNSREFYEKNPRLKRILNLLIDGTIPGVETEGRDIFDSLVMYNDEYFLLKDFDSYLQAQYEADVAFSDRDRWNRMALMNIASSGPFSSDYTILRYADEIWKIKPQF, via the coding sequence ATGGCATTTGACGTTCAAGAGTTCAAAAAAGAATACCAAAAAACATTCGAAGAATTATTCGCCTATAGTTATAAAGAGGGTTCGAAAACGGAGCAGTTCATTGCGTTGGGGGACTTGGTCCGTGGGCGTTATTCCGAGGACTGGATGCAAACGATAACGAATTATAATAAGGATAAGGAAAAGCAAGTTTATTACTTTTCGATGGAGTTCTTGCCCGGCAGGATGCTGAAAAGCAATCTCCTGAATATGGGTATACTGGACTGCGTCAAACAAGGCATGGATGAGCTGGAATTGGACCTGGATGAGGTGGCACGTGCTGAAGTTGACCCGGCTCTAGGGAACGGCGGCCTCGGACGGTTGGCTTCCTGCTTTATGGATTCGATTGCGTCGACCGGAATTGCCGGAAACGGCAACGGAATCCGTTATCGGTATGGTCTTTTCAAACAAAAATTCATCAACGGCTATCAGATTGAATTGCCCGAGAATTGGCTGCGCAACCGGAACGTCTGGGAAGTCAGGAAAGAGAACAAGGCCGTCATTGTCCGTTTCGGCGGAAATGTCAGCTTTACGCAGGATGGGGACGGCAAATTGCGTGTGCGTCACGAAAATACCCGTGATATCCTTGCGGTCCCATACGATACGGCGCAAGTCGGCTACAATAACGGCATCGTCAATAACCTGCGGCTTTGGTCGGCGGAAATTCCTTACGGGGATGAAGCGCGTTTTTCCACAGAAGAACAGCGAGAAGAAGTCAAGCGCATCACGGAAGTGTTGTACCCGGATGATTCCAACTATGAAGGACGTCTTTTACGCGTTCAGCAGGAATACTTTTTCTCTTCTGCCGGTGTCCAAAGCATCATCCGCTATTTCAAGAAATTGAAGCTTGAATGGAGCCTTTTCCCGGATAAAATCGCGATCCATATCAACGATACCCATCCGACCTTGGCGATCCCTGAATTGATGAGGATTCTGTTGGATGAGGAAGAGTTGACGTGGGATCAAGCGTGGGAAATCACGAAGAAGACAGTCAGCTACACCAACCACACAATTCTACAGGAAGCGATGGAGCGTTGGCCGGAAACGATGATTGCGGATCTGTTGCCGCGTATCCATCAGATCATCCAGGAGATCAACCGCCGCCATATCGACAAAAAAACGCCTTTATACGGTGAGGATTTAACCCAGCGTACTGCCATCATCGCCAATGGCCAGATCAAGATGGCCAACCTTGCCATCATCGGCAGCTATAGCGTCAATGGGGTCGCAAAATTGCATACGGACATCCTGATGGCTGATACGCTGAATGACTTCTATGTGATGTATCCGCAGAAATTCAACAACAAAACGAACGGGATCACGCAGCGGCGCTGGGTTCAGATCGCAAATGAAAATCTGACAGCGATGCTCGATGAGACCATCGGTACGGAGTGGAAGAGCGATCCGGAAGAAATAAAAATCCTGAAGGCGCACCGCGACAACAAAAATGTCCTGGATAAGCTGGAGCAAGTCAAGCTGGCGAACAAAAAACGTTTTGCGGCCTATGCTCAGCAGGAGATGGGCATCGAAATCGACCCGACGGCATTGTTCGACGTGCAGATCAAACGACTGCATGCTTATAAACGCCAATTGTTGAATGTGCTGCATATCTTGGACAGATATCTGCAACTGAAAGATAATCCAAAAGCCAACTTACAGAAACGTGTCTTCATTTTTGGTGCAAAAGCTGCGCCTAGCTATTATTACGCAAAACAAATCATCAAACTGATCAATGCGATTGCGGAACTGATCAACAATGACCCTGACATCAATGACAAGATCAAAATTGTTTTTGTTGAGAACTATGGTGTGTCATTGGCGGAATTGATCATCCCAGCAGCCGATATCAGCGAACAGATTTCACTTGCCGGCAAGGAGGCTTCCGGTACCAGCAATATGAAGCTGATGTCGAATGGGGCCATCACGATGGCCACCCTCGATGGTGCCAATGTTGAAATCCGCGATAATGTAGGCGAAGAGAACATCTTCATCTTTGGTCTGAAGAGCGATGAAGTGCAGGAGTACTATCGCAATGGCATTTACAATTCAAGAGAGTTCTATGAAAAAAATCCGCGTTTGAAACGGATTCTAAATCTGCTGATTGATGGCACGATTCCGGGCGTGGAGACGGAAGGTCGGGATATCTTCGATTCATTGGTCATGTACAATGATGAATATTTCCTGCTGAAGGATTTTGACAGTTATCTGCAAGCGCAATATGAGGCGGATGTGGCCTTTTCCGACAGAGATAGATGGAACCGCATGGCACTGATGAATATTGCAAGCTCAGGGCCGTTTTCATCGGATTACACGATTCTGCGTTACGCGGATGAAATCTGGAAGATCAAACCACAGTTCTAA
- a CDS encoding heavy metal translocating P-type ATPase — protein sequence MKDLFKNRAMIATMISGVLIILGIVLQWQNLDTAAAIIFVLSFIIGGYKQAKEGFIDTVENKHLNVDILMVLAAVGASLIGYWMEGALLIFIFSLSGSLEEYATEKSTQAITALMNIVPEIAKRINPDGSIEDVAVKDLKVGDTLLVPKGASIPIDGTIASGLGLIDEAAISGESVPVEKTVGDDIFGSTINLSEALTMTVSKESKDTLFAKIIRMVEEAQKTPSKTASFINRIENTYVKIVLVFVPVMIAVFYFLLDWGWNESFYRGMVLLTVASPCALVASATPAVLSAISNAAKHGILFKGGIAIENFSAMDCIAFDKTGTLTEGKPKVTEASYLAGTDEKHTMSVVYALEHSSTHPIASALVQYLDTKDYPKSQMDTIQDLTGFGLAGKAFGSKWKIGKKTFVVDEQQNEAPLVQEAFALQKEGKTVIYVSQDDKVVAYYALLDTPKSEAKDMIAFFKANGVHTIMITGDNEATGQTIGKQLGVDEIRANCLPEDKTTILKDLQSKYKLVGMVGDGVNDAPALANADIGIAMGEGTDIAMETADVVLMKSELDKLEYCYGLSKKLKKITMQNIIFSITVIIILILSNLFQLINLPLGVVGHEGSTILVIMNSLRLLAKIPTHHFQGTAKSAGKTSSTGLAHEK from the coding sequence ATGAAAGACTTATTCAAGAACAGAGCAATGATCGCAACCATGATCAGCGGCGTTCTTATCATTCTTGGCATTGTGTTGCAATGGCAAAACCTTGATACGGCTGCAGCCATCATTTTTGTACTATCATTCATCATAGGCGGCTATAAACAAGCAAAAGAAGGGTTCATCGATACAGTTGAAAATAAACACCTGAACGTTGACATATTGATGGTGCTTGCCGCAGTCGGTGCCTCACTGATCGGCTATTGGATGGAAGGTGCGCTGCTCATTTTCATCTTCTCGCTATCCGGTTCGTTGGAGGAATACGCAACCGAAAAAAGTACCCAGGCGATAACCGCGTTGATGAACATTGTGCCTGAAATCGCAAAACGCATCAACCCGGACGGCTCAATCGAAGACGTTGCGGTCAAGGATCTGAAAGTCGGCGATACATTGCTGGTTCCTAAAGGAGCCAGCATTCCCATCGACGGCACGATCGCATCGGGCCTAGGCCTGATCGATGAAGCCGCCATTTCCGGCGAATCTGTCCCTGTCGAAAAGACGGTTGGCGATGATATCTTCGGCAGCACAATCAACCTGAGCGAAGCGTTGACGATGACCGTCTCGAAAGAATCAAAGGACACCTTGTTCGCCAAGATCATCCGCATGGTCGAAGAAGCGCAAAAGACCCCTTCGAAGACGGCAAGCTTCATCAACCGCATCGAAAACACCTATGTCAAAATCGTCCTCGTTTTTGTGCCGGTCATGATTGCAGTGTTTTATTTCCTCCTGGATTGGGGTTGGAATGAATCATTCTATCGCGGCATGGTGCTGTTGACGGTCGCCTCCCCTTGTGCATTGGTGGCTTCCGCCACTCCTGCTGTCCTCTCCGCCATTTCCAACGCAGCCAAGCACGGCATCCTGTTCAAAGGCGGCATCGCGATCGAGAACTTCTCGGCCATGGATTGCATCGCATTCGACAAAACAGGCACGCTGACGGAAGGAAAGCCGAAAGTGACGGAAGCCAGCTACTTGGCAGGGACGGACGAAAAACACACCATGTCGGTCGTCTATGCGTTGGAGCACTCCTCGACCCACCCGATCGCTTCCGCATTGGTCCAATATCTCGATACGAAGGACTATCCTAAATCGCAGATGGATACGATCCAGGATTTGACCGGATTCGGATTGGCCGGTAAAGCATTCGGAAGCAAATGGAAAATCGGCAAAAAAACCTTTGTCGTAGATGAGCAACAGAATGAGGCTCCGCTGGTGCAGGAAGCGTTCGCGCTTCAGAAAGAAGGGAAGACCGTCATCTACGTTTCGCAGGATGATAAGGTCGTGGCCTATTACGCTCTATTGGATACGCCCAAGTCAGAGGCAAAAGACATGATCGCTTTCTTCAAAGCCAATGGTGTCCATACAATTATGATCACCGGCGACAATGAAGCAACCGGACAGACGATCGGCAAGCAATTGGGTGTGGATGAAATCCGGGCGAATTGTCTTCCCGAAGATAAGACCACCATCCTGAAAGATCTTCAATCGAAGTATAAACTGGTCGGCATGGTCGGGGATGGCGTGAACGACGCACCTGCATTGGCGAACGCCGACATCGGCATCGCTATGGGCGAAGGGACGGACATCGCTATGGAAACAGCGGATGTGGTACTGATGAAGAGTGAACTGGACAAATTGGAATATTGTTATGGTTTATCGAAGAAGCTGAAAAAAATCACCATGCAGAACATCATCTTCTCGATAACTGTAATCATCATCCTGATCCTGTCGAACCTGTTCCAACTCATCAACCTTCCGCTCGGGGTGGTCGGACACGAAGGCAGCACGATACTGGTGATCATGAACAGCTTGAGGCTCCTGGCGAAGATTCCTACCCACCACTTTCAGGGCACTGCCAAATCTGCCGGAAAGACTTCAAGCACCGGCCTCGCGCACGAAAAATAA
- a CDS encoding undecaprenyl-diphosphate phosphatase: MEFMEILKAIILGIVEGITEWLPISSTGHMILVEEFIQLDLSQAFKEMFFYVIQLGAILAVVVIYFHKLNPFSPSKTKEEKTQTWDIWKKVVIGCIPAAVIGLPLNDWADENLLNATVVALALIIYGILFIVIENKHKDSEPSITEFSELTYMKAFQIGLFQALSIIPGTSRSGSSILGSIVLGTSRFIATEFSFFMSIPIMFGISFLKIIKFGFDFTGLEFAVLLSGMITAFLVSIVAIKFLIGYLKRNDFKAFGWYRIILGAIVLIYFMFI; encoded by the coding sequence ATGGAATTTATGGAAATACTGAAAGCAATCATCCTCGGAATCGTTGAGGGTATCACCGAATGGCTGCCCATCAGCAGCACGGGCCACATGATCCTGGTCGAAGAGTTCATCCAATTGGACCTTTCGCAGGCATTCAAAGAGATGTTCTTCTATGTGATCCAATTGGGTGCCATCCTCGCGGTAGTCGTCATTTATTTTCACAAACTGAATCCCTTCTCTCCGAGCAAAACGAAGGAAGAGAAAACACAGACTTGGGATATCTGGAAGAAAGTTGTCATCGGGTGCATTCCGGCAGCAGTCATCGGCTTACCCTTGAACGATTGGGCGGACGAAAACCTGTTGAACGCTACAGTAGTGGCTTTGGCGCTGATCATCTACGGAATCCTGTTCATCGTCATCGAAAACAAGCATAAGGACAGCGAACCAAGCATCACTGAATTCAGCGAGTTGACCTACATGAAAGCATTCCAGATCGGTTTGTTCCAGGCGCTCTCGATCATTCCGGGAACCTCGCGCTCCGGTTCTTCCATCCTCGGGAGCATCGTGTTGGGCACTTCCCGCTTCATCGCGACGGAATTCTCCTTCTTCATGAGCATTCCGATCATGTTCGGGATCAGCTTTTTGAAGATCATCAAATTCGGGTTCGACTTTACTGGGCTTGAATTCGCTGTTCTCTTGTCCGGCATGATCACCGCCTTCCTCGTTTCGATCGTCGCCATCAAGTTCCTGATCGGATATTTGAAACGTAACGACTTCAAAGCGTTCGGTTGGTACCGGATCATCCTTGGGGCAATCGTTCTGATCTATTTCATGTTTATCTGA
- a CDS encoding aspartate kinase has translation MKVIKFGGSSLANGTQLKKVLQIVKDDADRRIVVVSAPGKRNDSDEKVTDLLIKLADEVRNKEDHQETLKTILKRYQDIVDELEIDPSVMDIISKNYEKLIQTKFYNELYALDAYKASGEDNSAILVAAFFNKEGIPAKYVNPKDAGLLVTDNPGNARVLPESFNNLYALRDSKEIIVFPGFFGYTKDGQLLTFSRGGSDISGAIVANGVKASLYENFTDVDAIYVANPKMVKHPKKIKQLTYREMRELSYSGFSVFHDEALQPAFSAGIPVVVKNTNNPSAPGTSITRTKPENKQIVSGIASSTGFMSIYIGKYLMNREVGFGRRVLQIFEDFNLNFEHMPSGIDDLSIILRANQMTMQQEQELLYRLKNELEADDVQVKGGICLLMIVGEGMVNSVGTVAKACTALAEADINLEMINQGSSEVSIMFGIDEKDEARAVKVLYDAFFPAKKD, from the coding sequence TTGAAGGTTATTAAATTTGGCGGGAGTTCCCTTGCGAATGGGACTCAATTGAAAAAAGTCTTACAGATTGTGAAAGATGACGCAGATAGAAGAATCGTAGTCGTTTCAGCACCTGGGAAGCGCAATGACTCGGACGAAAAAGTTACGGATCTGTTGATCAAACTGGCTGACGAGGTGAGGAACAAAGAGGATCACCAAGAAACCTTAAAGACAATCCTGAAAAGATATCAAGATATCGTCGATGAATTGGAAATCGATCCGAGCGTCATGGACATCATTTCCAAAAACTATGAGAAATTGATCCAGACGAAATTCTACAACGAATTGTATGCGCTGGATGCGTACAAAGCAAGCGGTGAAGACAACAGCGCCATTCTTGTAGCTGCATTTTTCAATAAAGAGGGCATCCCAGCCAAATACGTCAACCCGAAGGATGCCGGACTTTTGGTAACCGACAATCCAGGGAACGCACGCGTATTGCCGGAATCCTTCAATAATCTGTATGCATTGCGGGATTCGAAAGAAATCATCGTGTTCCCGGGCTTCTTCGGTTACACAAAAGATGGACAATTGCTTACTTTCTCAAGAGGGGGATCGGACATCTCCGGCGCAATCGTCGCCAACGGTGTCAAAGCCAGCCTCTATGAAAACTTTACGGACGTGGATGCCATTTATGTGGCAAACCCTAAAATGGTCAAACATCCGAAAAAAATCAAGCAACTGACCTACCGTGAAATGCGTGAATTGTCCTACAGCGGATTTTCAGTCTTCCATGATGAAGCTTTGCAGCCGGCATTCAGCGCCGGCATTCCGGTTGTCGTCAAAAACACCAACAATCCGTCTGCTCCAGGCACCAGCATCACGAGAACGAAGCCTGAAAATAAGCAGATTGTTTCCGGCATCGCAAGCTCAACCGGTTTCATGAGCATATACATCGGTAAATACCTGATGAACCGCGAAGTCGGTTTCGGCCGCAGAGTGCTGCAGATTTTCGAAGATTTCAATCTGAACTTCGAACACATGCCATCCGGTATCGACGATCTGTCGATCATCCTGCGCGCCAACCAGATGACGATGCAGCAGGAGCAAGAGTTGCTGTACCGCTTGAAGAACGAATTGGAAGCGGACGATGTCCAGGTCAAAGGCGGCATCTGCTTGTTGATGATCGTCGGCGAAGGCATGGTCAATTCCGTCGGGACAGTAGCGAAAGCCTGTACGGCACTAGCTGAAGCGGACATTAACCTAGAAATGATCAACCAAGGATCGTCGGAAGTCAGCATCATGTTCGGTATCGACGAAAAGGACGAAGCCAGAGCAGTCAAAGTGCTGTATGATGCATTCTTCCCGGCAAAAAAAGACTAG
- the glgD gene encoding glucose-1-phosphate adenylyltransferase subunit GlgD → MKMNSICAILNLTEDETALYPLTRVRPIASLPFASRYRLIDFNLSSISHAEIKSVGMFIAGSGRSIYDHIRSGSIWDLESGLAGGIFTYSQQLLKAIQEQNGDAPDFYMNHKEFIERSKGEYVVVMGSKILANVDIKAVMQHHLAKEGDITVLYKTVPKSFFEKRPQEKVLQIDRDEYLLHLINAEDAPAELERLALDMNMYFMRADKMLELIQRAELEDVQLDADKLIEHYLPEYQVNTYEYTGYLANIDSIPAYFNANMEMLEKNKFSALFHNSQHVITKVKNGAPTYYSKAAHVKNAQFATGCVIEGTVADSLIHRKVNIAKDAEVRNSIIMQGAKIGEGAVLEYCILDKNVTIGPGVTLKGTKDNLVVIEKNKTITV, encoded by the coding sequence ATGAAGATGAATAGTATTTGTGCCATTTTAAATTTAACCGAGGACGAGACAGCGTTATACCCATTAACGCGTGTCCGCCCGATTGCCTCTTTACCGTTCGCTAGCCGTTATCGCCTGATCGACTTCAATCTTTCAAGCATCAGCCATGCTGAAATCAAATCAGTGGGCATGTTCATCGCAGGAAGCGGACGCTCGATCTATGACCATATCCGCAGCGGATCCATCTGGGACCTTGAGTCCGGTTTGGCCGGCGGGATTTTCACCTATTCTCAACAGTTGCTGAAAGCTATCCAAGAACAAAATGGCGATGCTCCGGATTTTTACATGAACCACAAGGAATTCATCGAGCGCTCCAAAGGCGAATACGTTGTCGTCATGGGCAGCAAAATCCTGGCGAATGTCGACATCAAAGCGGTTATGCAGCATCATTTGGCAAAGGAAGGCGACATTACCGTCCTCTACAAGACTGTGCCCAAATCTTTCTTTGAGAAGAGACCGCAGGAAAAAGTTCTTCAGATCGATCGCGATGAATATTTGCTACATCTGATCAATGCAGAAGATGCTCCGGCCGAGCTTGAACGTCTCGCTCTGGATATGAATATGTATTTCATGAGAGCGGACAAGATGCTGGAACTGATTCAACGTGCCGAACTGGAAGACGTGCAACTCGATGCGGACAAACTGATTGAACATTATTTGCCGGAATACCAAGTCAATACCTACGAATATACAGGGTATTTGGCCAATATCGACTCCATCCCGGCTTATTTCAATGCGAATATGGAAATGCTGGAAAAGAATAAATTTTCAGCCCTGTTCCACAACAGCCAACATGTCATCACGAAAGTGAAGAACGGCGCGCCGACCTATTATTCGAAAGCGGCACATGTGAAAAATGCCCAATTCGCTACCGGTTGTGTCATTGAAGGGACAGTCGCGGATTCCTTGATTCATCGTAAAGTAAATATCGCTAAGGATGCCGAAGTCCGCAACAGCATCATCATGCAAGGCGCGAAGATCGGCGAAGGCGCAGTCCTCGAATACTGTATCCTGGACAAGAATGTAACCATCGGACCCGGCGTCACTTTGAAAGGTACGAAAGATAATCTTGTTGTAATCGAAAAAAATAAAACAATCACAGTTTAG